Genomic segment of Vibrio natriegens NBRC 15636 = ATCC 14048 = DSM 759:
CACAGTTGAATGGGCTCACCATTAATCTCAGGGATAGATAGAGGATTCGAGGTAATTTATCATGGCATACAGCGAAAAAGTAATTGATCACTACGAGAACCCACGTAACGTTGGTTCATTTGACAAAGAAGACCCATCAGTAGGTAGCGGCATGGTTGGCGCTCCAGCTTGTGGTGACGTGATGAAACTGCAAATCAAAGTGACACCAGAAGGTATCATTGAAGATGCGAAGTTCAAAACATACGGTTGTGGTAGTGCAATCGCATCAAGCTCACTAGTAACTGAATGGGTTAAAGGTAAGTCTGTTGATGAAGCAGCTGCAATCAAAAACTCTGAAATTGCAGAAGAGCTAGAACTTCCACCTGTGAAAGTTCACTGTTCAATTCTTGCTGAAGATGCAATCAAAGCAGCGGTTGCAGACTACAAGAAAAAACACCAACAATAATTATTCCGTAATATAATGGGAGCCTTTAACGCTCCCATTCCAATCGAAATTTAGACAGACTAAGGTGCAGTATGGCCATCACAATGACAGAAACAGCGGCAAGTCGCGTAAAAGCATTCCTGGATAACCGAGGTAAAGGTATCGGTTTACGTCTTGGAGTGAAGACGACTGGTTGTTCCGGTATGGC
This window contains:
- the iscU gene encoding Fe-S cluster assembly scaffold IscU encodes the protein MAYSEKVIDHYENPRNVGSFDKEDPSVGSGMVGAPACGDVMKLQIKVTPEGIIEDAKFKTYGCGSAIASSSLVTEWVKGKSVDEAAAIKNSEIAEELELPPVKVHCSILAEDAIKAAVADYKKKHQQ